GAAAAGACTTGCAAGGGAATCCTGGAGCGGCACAGGGGGAAAAAGGGTAAAACCTGCCTACAGACAGATAGCTTCTGAAATAAATCCTGTCCAGTTCATAGGATACGAAGCCCGCTCTTCCAAATCAAAAATTTTAAAAATCCTGAAAAATGATACTCCGGTTGACTCTGTTTCAAAAGGAGAAGAATGTGAAATAATCCTTGACAGGACACCCTTTTACGGAGAATCCGGAGGACAGATTGGAGACACAGGAAAAATAATCGGAAATGGTTCCATTTTTGAGGTTTCAGACACGCAGAAGCCACTTCCGGAAATTATAGTCCACATAGGGAAGCTGATAACAGGAGCTTTAATGACCGGAGACCCGGTTGATACAAAAATCAACTCCGGCAACAGGAAGCAAACCCAGCTCAACCATACAGCAACCCATCTTCTTCATGCTGCCTTAAGGGAAGTCCTTGGAGACCACGTCAAGCAGTCAGGTTCCCTTGTAGAGCCAAGAAGGCTCAGATTTGATTTCACCCATTTTTCCCAGTTGACAGATGATGAGATTAAACGGATTGAAATAATTGTTAATGAAAAAATTCAGGAGAATCGCGAAGTTGAAGTCAGTAATATGAATTTTAAAGACGCAGTAAACTCAGGAGCAATAGCTATATTCAATGAGAAATACGGGGATGTGGTAAGGGTTGTTAAAATCTCTGACTTTAGCAAGGAACTCTGTGGTGGAAGCCATATATTGGCAACAGGAGATATTGGTTTTTTCAAAATTACTCAGGAAAGGTCCATAGCCTCAGGGATAAGGAGGATTGAAGCGATAACAGGAATGGCAGCACTTGAGTACATACAGAAAAAAGAAAAGGAGATAGCAGAAATCTCCAGTTTGCTCAAAGCAAAACCTGATGATATTATCCCTAAAATAAAAAAATTAGCCGAGACAATCAAAGAGTGTGAGCGCCAGATAGAAAAGCTCAGAAATGAAGGAACAAGGGATAATGTAAATGACATAATATCTTCAAATTTAAAAGACTTAGGCGGAATAAAAGTAGTAGCCTCATTAGAAAAAGCAGAATCTATAGATGAACTGCGAAACCTTGGGGACAGGTTAAAAGACAGGTTAAAATCAGGAATAATAGTGCTTGGCGCAGATATAAAAGGTAAAGCATCAATAATAGTTATTGTGAGCAAAGACCTTGCAAAAAAAATTCCCGCTGGAAATATAATAAAAAGAATTGCCAGGATTGTTGGAGGCGAAGGTGGGGGGAAAAACGATTTTGCCCAGGCAGGAGGGAAAGATGTTAAAAATCTTCCTGACGCCATAAACCGCAGCTATGAGATTATTTCTGAAGAGACTAATTAATTTTTTTAAGGAAGTTATGAAAATAATGAGAAAAACCAAATTGTTCATGTTATCCTTTTTTATCCTTCTTATTTCGTTTTCATCAAATGGAGAAATTATTGACCGCATTGTTGCCGTGGTAAATAACGAGTCTCTTGCTTTGAGCGAAATAAAGAGAGAATCTTTCCTTCCCATTGAGGAAATAAAAAACAGGTATTCTCCTGAAAAACAAAAAGAAAAAATAAAAGAAATTAAAAATAAAATCCTTGATGAACTTATAAAACAGAAACTGCAACTTCAAAAAGCCAAAGAGTTGGGAGTTACTGTTTCTGAAGAGAATGTAACATCTGCAATCGAAGAGCAAAAGAAGGCATATTCCCTTACAGATGAACAGTTTGAGGAATCCTTGAAAAAAGAAAGCCTGACACTTTCTGAGTACCGCCAGAGAATAAGAGACCAGATAACAATAATCGCTTTATCAAACCAGGTTGTAAAACCCAAGATATTTTTCACAGCAAAAGAATTCACTGACTACTACAATGAACACCTTGATTTCTTTAAGGTTTCAGGAACAATTCATTTAAGGCAAATCCTTGTCAGAATTCCTGAAGGAAAAACTTCATTTGAAATGCAAAGCCTTGATTCTGAAATTTCTGAAATATTTAATGGAAGGGAAAATGCCGAAGGGCTCTCTTCGCTTTCAGAAAAACTCAGGAATAAAGGAATATCATCTGAATTTATTGATATGGGAGTTTTTAACAAAGAAGACCTTTCTCAGGAATTTGCAGGAACCTTTTCAATGAAAACAGGAAGTTTTACTCTCATAAAAACATCAGGCGCATATCATATTATTGAAATAGCTGATAAAAAAAATGAATCAATAAATCCTTTCGCAGAAGTAAAAGATGAAATAGAAGAAATTCTTTACAGTAAGAAAAAAGATAAAATTTATCAGGATTATTTAAAGGAATTAGAACAATCTGCTTACATAGAAAAAAGAGATATTGACTGACAAAATGAACTGTGGAGTTAATATTTTTACATAGTTTAAAGTTTCAGGTTTTATTAATCTGATAAGAAGAAAAACTTGATTTCTATAACTTGAAACTTTAAAATCAAAACTCGGAACTTAAACTAAAATGGAGATTATAATGGTTGACTGGATAGGAAAAACTCTGGTATGCCACGCATGCGGAATGGAAGTTAAAATTGTTAAACCTAACAATCCAAGCTGGGGTTCAGGCCCGAGTTTAATCTGCTGCGGGGAGGAAATGAAGGTTAAATCCTCATAAGGTAAACACTGATGCAGAATGAAGTTGGAAAATTTTACAAGTGTCTCATTTGCGGAAGAGAAATAGAAATTGTCAAGGCTGGCAAAGGTCCAATCTACTGCTGTGGCCAGCCAATGGTTTTAAAGACATAGTTCTTACTTTATCTGAGCCATTTTATCTGAGGCAATTTTTGCTTCTATTGAATCAGGAAACTCCTTAATTACCTTCTGGAAGCTGTTTTTTGCGTTTTCCTTATTCTCTTTTCCACCAAGCTCAATAAAAGCAATACCCTGTTTCAGATAAGCAGCAGCGACCTTGCTTCCTTTTGGGTATTTCTTTATAACCTCAAAGAATTCAACTATCGCCTCTTCATACTTTTTCTGCGAATAATAACACTCTCCTATCCAGTACTGCGCAGTTCCTGCATTTTTTGAAGAGGAATAAAGCTCCAGATACTCCTTGAATTTCTCCCTTGCCTTTTCATACTCTCCATCAAAAAATTCCTTACAAGCTTCACTATAAAGCACCTCTTCATCTGTTGGCTTCTCTTCCTCAACAGGAACTGTAGTCTCTGAAGATACCTTGTTTTCAGGAGAAGCTGA
The Candidatus Schekmanbacteria bacterium RIFCSPLOWO2_02_FULL_38_14 DNA segment above includes these coding regions:
- a CDS encoding alanine--tRNA ligase encodes the protein MFLSGNEIRALFLDFFAKRGHKILSSSSLFPQNDPTLLFTNAGMNQFKEIFLGEETREYKRAATVQKCVRAGGKHNDLEIVGKTARHHTFFEMLGNFSFGDYFKEAAIEFGWEFLTNTIKLPVESLWVTVFENDDEAHNLWKNRIGLPESRIVRLGQKHNFWQMGEIGPCGPCSEIIIDQGPDFGCKRQECNIECDCGRYLELWNLVFMQFNRDEKGNLSPLPKPSIDTGMGLERITSVVQGVSSNFETDLLKPLINTTSEIAGKEYGRNQSNDISIRVIADHVRAISFLISDGILPSNDGRGYVLRRILRRALRHGNLLGIKKPFMSRLTGVLIEMMKDAYSELVEAKELIIKLTLNEEERFSNTLNCGVKILNELMLELQEKNLKSIPGREIFKLYDTYGFPVDLTQEIASDRGFTIDTEGFTSAMEEQKRLARESWSGTGGKRVKPAYRQIASEINPVQFIGYEARSSKSKILKILKNDTPVDSVSKGEECEIILDRTPFYGESGGQIGDTGKIIGNGSIFEVSDTQKPLPEIIVHIGKLITGALMTGDPVDTKINSGNRKQTQLNHTATHLLHAALREVLGDHVKQSGSLVEPRRLRFDFTHFSQLTDDEIKRIEIIVNEKIQENREVEVSNMNFKDAVNSGAIAIFNEKYGDVVRVVKISDFSKELCGGSHILATGDIGFFKITQERSIASGIRRIEAITGMAALEYIQKKEKEIAEISSLLKAKPDDIIPKIKKLAETIKECERQIEKLRNEGTRDNVNDIISSNLKDLGGIKVVASLEKAESIDELRNLGDRLKDRLKSGIIVLGADIKGKASIIVIVSKDLAKKIPAGNIIKRIARIVGGEGGGKNDFAQAGGKDVKNLPDAINRSYEIISEETN
- a CDS encoding desulfoferrodoxin — its product is MQNEVGKFYKCLICGREIEIVKAGKGPIYCCGQPMVLKT